The Candidatus Neptunochlamydia sp. REUL1 DNA segment TTTTAAGACGATCCAACCGCGTAAAGATTTTTGCACGAGAATGAATCTCATTTAGCCCATCAATCCAATCTATAAAAGGGCGTTTTCCTGAGCGCGTTTCATAGATTTCAATCTCTATTTCCATAACCCTATTGTATCTCATAGGATACATCTTATCAAGAAAAGTCATATATTTATTATATTAGAAAAACAAAGGTATTATATGGCTTCTCAAATGCAACCCTCAACATCTAGCGTAACAACAACTCAGTCCACTATTCATCAAGAACTTATGAAGTTTATCCCTTCAAGCGATGATCAATTAAATGAAATTTCTCCTCCTTATGGTGGTCCCAGACGTCAAGACCAAAATTCGCAAAAGTTAAGCTAGTTTTCCCTGATGTTAAATTCAGTATTTAGTCTTTCTTTAGGCCTCAAGGCCTGCTCCATAATATATCTCTGACGGCGTTTGATATCCCAAACTCTGGTGACGGCGCTGTCCATTATAAAACTCAAAATACACCTCTAGTCCCTTTTTTAGTTCTTTAAGGCTTTCATATCCTTTAGGATAAATATCCTCATACTTCACACTTCTCCAAAGACGCTCTATGAAAACATTATCAAGAGCTCTCCCTTTCCCGTCCATGCTGATTTTCACACCCTCTTTTTCTAATCTCTTAGTAAAGCATAAGCTTGTGAACTGCACTCCCTGATCTGTATTGAAAATTTCTGGGCAGCTTTTTTTCAAACTTCTTTCCAAAGCCTCTATGCAAAAATCTGTATCAAGGAGATTTGAGAGTTCCCATTCAAGGACAAATCGGCTGTACCAATCAATAATTGCAAATAAATATGCAAATCCACCTTGAAGCGGAATATACGTGATATCTGCAGCCCACGCTTGGTCAGAACGATCTACCTTTACAGACCTCATCAAATATGGATATTTCTTATGGTATTGATGTGGCTTGCTCAAATTAGGCTTTGGATAAATCGCTTCCAATCCCATTCTTTTCATGGCAGTTCTCACTCTTTTTTCTCCAAAAAAAAAGCCTTGGTCGCGCATTTCTAATGTCATCCTACGTCTTCCATAAAATGGGTTTCTAAGGTATTCTTTATCAATTGCTTTCATTAACTCTAAGTCTTCTTTTCCAGGAATGTTCTCAACGTAGTATAAGGTTGATCTACTTAATCCCAGAAGCTCGTAGAGCTTCTTCCTGATCAGTGGGCCAAAGCCCAAGAATCAGATTCTACCCCCTGACCTTATGTCAAGATGGCTTCCGTTGACGCTTACTATCCGAGAGATCACTGGAAAAAAATCAGAACGAATAATCCAGCTGAGCGATTAAACCAAGAGCTTAAAAGACGGACAAGGGTCGCAAGGCTCTTTCCTAGCATCGAGTCTTGTGAAAGACTGATTGGAGCCGTTGCAATGGAAATCCATGAAGACTGGGTGTCAGGAAAACGCTACATGTTAATGGAGGAGAACCAGGCATAACAAAACATCCAGCTACTACCATCCCGAAGAAGATAATTGAAAGGGTTGGCTGTTGGCTGTACCTGCAAAAAACTAAACAATAATGCGTTGAGAATCTAGATCTCAGATTTTACAGAAAAAGTGTTGCTTAATCGCCCATATGTTTGAGTCGTTACCCGCATTACATCTTTTACCTTTTGTGCAATCAATTAGTAGGTAATCAGCATAACATAAATTTTAAATTGCGAAAGTCCTGCTTAAAAGGGATGCACGAACAAGCCCGCTGATCCTAGAAAGGCTTTTTGGGATAGAGAAAAATTTTGCACCAGAGCCGTCTGTCAGATTAAGTCTTGCCTATAACATTTTATTGGACTGAGCGAACTCTCGTTTTTAGGCCGCGCTATGTCTCGATTTTAGAGTACGGAATACAAGCAGGGACCGGTGAAAATGACAGATATGCTGATGGGGCAAGTAATTTAAGAAAAAAACCTGTCCAAAAAAATAGGGGAACACTACATAACCTTATTGAGGACGCACGTCTCAATGGTGCTCATCAATATATCTCCGATTTTGCTCCGGATTCTGTGCGGTAAAAATAGGCATTTTTCCGATTCAAAACGGATCTTTTGAGAAGCCTTTCATTCGCGTTATTCGTCAGTGGAACTCCAGGAACTTTTAGAAAAAGGGTTAGTCCCTCCCAATGATTGTTCATATACGCAAATGAAATATTTTAGCTATAGGTATTTTATACGTATTGATCACATGTCTCACGTCTGATTAATATAGTGTGACAATTTTTTATTAGAATTTAAAAATCACAAACTACTTAAAGGAAAATCTAGAATGACAGCTGCAATTACATCAGGACAAAGGCTTCAACTGATTAGCACACAGCAAACAGGAGAGCTATCATACTCAGCATCTGAGCCAAACGCCATAGGGACTTTAAATATTTTGCAGTCCAACATCTTTGGAACAAAGCAGCAACAGACACCTAAAGAGAAGAAGCCTCAAGAAAGGTTTTTGGTTGAATTATTAAAAAAAATTTCTAAGGAAAAATTTTTGAAAATGCAGTCATTTAGCCAAGACTGGATTATTGAGCTGTCTCCTATTAAAAACCCACAAAATATTCATCGTATTTTTGGGTATTTGTTCCCTTTAAATTCTGGTGTTTCTGGAAAGCTCTGTGAGGATAAGCAGGCTATGTCTTCTTTGTTAGAAAGAGAAAAAATTCCTGTTTTAAAACATGAACTATTCCTTTCTCCAAAGACTAATGATTGGTGTCCTGAGGAAGGGGTTTTTAAAGGAATGTTCACTTTGTTTGATGAGTGGGGAAAAAATGTTGTAGTGAAACCCAATGACGGGACAGGGGGCAATCAAGTATTTCATGTTGAGAAAGCTAGAGATTTAGAGAAAGCAGCTTTAGATATTTTTAAGACAAAAAGCATGCTATGCATTTCACCGTTTCACAAAATTAATTATGAATATAGAGTCGTATATTTAGATCGCAATGAACCTTTAGATAAAATACAGCTGATTTATAAGAAAAAACCTCCTTGTTTGGAAAAAGACCCCACAAAAACTGTTGATCAAGCTTTTAAAGAATATATATGTTCTCTCGATATAAAACCTGCCGAAAAGCTTTTAAAAGAAATTGGGGAGAAGAAGCAACTAGAAATAATTAGAGATTCAAATAAACCTCTTAATGAAGATTATCCTTTGCATTGGAAACACAATGTTGGAAAGGGAGCAAAAATTGAACTTCTATATGATCAAAAGTTAGGATCACTCAGTTCAGATCCAAATCTAGATGCAGTTAGAGAGCTAGCATTAAAAGCCGCAAAATGTGCTAAGGTAACTTTTGCTTCAATCGATATAGTTGAGGCTCTCAATGAAGATAAAAAAGAGCTAAAGATCATGGAAGTAAATTCAGGAATTATGATGGAAGGCTTTTCTAAAAACGAATTCTCTGATCCCAACAATCATGGATTAAAGATTTCAGGATACGAGATAGCTAAACGGATTTATACTGCTGCTGTGGAGGAAATGTTTGGGTCAGCGTTAGCTTAATATATGGTTCTGGTGCAAACTTTCCGTGAAGAGTGGAATGCTGCTTAAAACTTGCTTTTTTCCCCGTGGCTTGCCACGTGGGCAAGAAATGCTGGTTTGATTTAAATCGCATAGACGAATGTAAGAAAAAAAATATATATAAAGGAGTTTTAGTATGTTTGCTGTTTCACACTCAACGACCACCAATGTTTCTAAGGAAGGCGTTTGGAGTTCTTGGGAAGATGTTAGTAGTTGGCCTACTTGGGACCAAAGCTTAAAAGCTGCTGAAGCAAAGGAAGGCTTTATTGTAGGA contains these protein-coding regions:
- a CDS encoding IS3 family transposase, yielding MGFGPLIRKKLYELLGLSRSTLYYVENIPGKEDLELMKAIDKEYLRNPFYGRRRMTLEMRDQGFFFGEKRVRTAMKRMGLEAIYPKPNLSKPHQYHKKYPYLMRSVKVDRSDQAWAADITYIPLQGGFAYLFAIIDWYSRFVLEWELSNLLDTDFCIEALERSLKKSCPEIFNTDQGVQFTSLCFTKRLEKEGVKISMDGKGRALDNVFIERLWRSVKYEDIYPKGYESLKELKKGLEVYFEFYNGQRRHQSLGYQTPSEIYYGAGLEA
- a CDS encoding IS66 family transposase, encoding MNNHWEGLTLFLKVPGVPLTNNANERLLKRSVLNRKNAYFYRTESGAKSEIY
- a CDS encoding ATP-grasp domain-containing protein, with product MTAAITSGQRLQLISTQQTGELSYSASEPNAIGTLNILQSNIFGTKQQQTPKEKKPQERFLVELLKKISKEKFLKMQSFSQDWIIELSPIKNPQNIHRIFGYLFPLNSGVSGKLCEDKQAMSSLLEREKIPVLKHELFLSPKTNDWCPEEGVFKGMFTLFDEWGKNVVVKPNDGTGGNQVFHVEKARDLEKAALDIFKTKSMLCISPFHKINYEYRVVYLDRNEPLDKIQLIYKKKPPCLEKDPTKTVDQAFKEYICSLDIKPAEKLLKEIGEKKQLEIIRDSNKPLNEDYPLHWKHNVGKGAKIELLYDQKLGSLSSDPNLDAVRELALKAAKCAKVTFASIDIVEALNEDKKELKIMEVNSGIMMEGFSKNEFSDPNNHGLKISGYEIAKRIYTAAVEEMFGSALA